Proteins encoded in a region of the Pelobates fuscus isolate aPelFus1 chromosome 11, aPelFus1.pri, whole genome shotgun sequence genome:
- the LOC134577132 gene encoding glucose-6-phosphate isomerase-like, which yields MALSSDPVYQKLAKWYESNHASLNMRQMFEADKDRFSKFSKTLQTGDGDILVDFSKNLITEDVLKLLVELARSRGVENARKSMFSSEKINFTENCAVLHIALRNRSNTPIKVDGKYVTPELNAMLEKMKAFCQKVRSGDWKGYTGKSMTDVVNIGIGGSDLGPLMVTEALKPYSKGGPRVWFVSNIDGTHIAQTLAELNPETTLFIIASKTFTTQETITNAETAREWFLNSAKDQSAVAKHFVALSTNAPKVKDFGIDTANMFEFWDWFGGRYSLWSAIGLSIALHIGFDNFEKLLSGAHWMDNHFYNTPLENNIPVLLAVLGVWYINFYGCETHALLPYDQYMHRFAAYFQQGDMESNGKYITKTGARVNYNTGPVVWGEPGTNGQHAFYQLIHQGNRLIPCDFMVPVQTHHPIRKCLHHKILLANFLAQTEALMKGKSTEEAKKELQASGLSREALDKLLPHKVFEGNRPTNSIVFTKLNPFILGALIAMYEHKIFVQGVIWDINSYDHWGVELGKQLAKKIEPELESDAEVTSHDGSTNGLINFIKKHRG from the coding sequence ATGGCTCTCAGCAGTGACCCAGTGTACCAGAAACTGGCCAAGTGGTATGAGTCCAACCATGCCAGTCTCAACATGAGGCAGATGTTTGAGGCTGACAAGGACAGGTTCTCCAAGTTCAGTAAAACACTTCAAACTGGCGATGGTGACATCTTGGTGGATTTCTCTAAAAACCTCATCACTGAGGATGTCCTGAAGTTGCTGGTGGAGTTGGCCCGCTCAAGAGGTGTTGAAAATGCTAGAAAGTCCATGTTCTCGTCCGAGAAGATTAACTTCACTGAGAACTGTGCAGTTCTGCATATTGCTCTGCGCAATCGTTCAAACACCCCTATCAAGGTCGATGGCAAGTACGTGACCCCAGAACTCAATGCTATGTTGGAGAAGATGAAGGCTTTCTGCCAGAAAGTTCGTAGCGGGGACTGGAAGGGATACACTGGGAAGTCAATGACTGATGTGGTAAACATCGGCATTGGTGGCTCTGATCTGGGTCCTCTGATGGTGACTGAAGCCCTTAAGCCATATTCCAAAGGAGGTCCTCGCGTGTGGTTTGTATCCAACATTGATGGAACTCACATTGCCCAAACTTTGGCAGAACTCAATCCAGAGACCACGCTTTTCATTATCGCATCCAAGACCTTTACTACTCAGGAGACAATCACAAATGCTGAGACCGCCAGGGAATGGTTCCTGAATTCTGCCAAAGATCAATCTGCAGTTGCCAAGCATTTTGTTGCTCTGTCGACCAATGCTCCAAAAGTGAAAGATTTTGGAATAGACACCGCCAACATGTTTGAATTCTGGGATTGGTTTGGCGGTCGTTACTCTCTCTGGTCAGCAATCGGTCTCTCCATTGCCCTTCACATTGGTTTCGACAACTTTGAAAAACTATTGTCTGGAGCTCACTGGATGGATAATCACTTTTACAATACCCCCCTGGAAAACAACATTCCCGTACTTCTTGCCGTGCTGGGAGTTTGGTATATTAACTTCTACGGTTGCGAGACCCATGCACTGCTGCCCTACGACCAGTACATGCATCGATTTGCAGCCTATTTCCAGCAGGGTGACATGGAATCTAATGGTAAATACATCACAAAGACCGGGGCCCGTGTGAACTACAATACCGGACCTGTGGTGTGGGGAGAACCTGGAACAAACGGTCAGCATGCCTTCTATCAGCTCATACATCAAGGTAATCGCTTGATTCCTTGTGACTTCATGGTTCCTGTGCAGACACATCATCCAATCAGAAAATGCCTTCATCACAAGATTCTCCTGGCTAACTTTCTGGCTCAGACTGAGGCTTTGATGAAGGGCAAGTCTACAGAAGAAGCCAAAAAGGAGTTGCAAGCTTCTGGTCTGAGCAGAGAGGCACTGGATAAATTGCTTCCTCACAAGGTCTTTGAGGGAAACAGGCCTACCAACTCTATCGTATTCACTAAACTTAACCCATTCATACTTGGGGCGTTGATTGCCATGTATGAACACAAGATCTTTGTTCAGGGTGTTATTTGGGACATTAACAGTTACGACCATTGGGGAGTTGAGCTTGGGAAGCAGTTGGCAAAAAAGATTGAGCCAGAGCTGGAGTCTGATGCTGAAGTTACCTCCCATGATGGGTCTACAAACGGGCTCATTAACTTCATCAAGAAACACAGAGGCTGA